A genomic stretch from Candidatus Nitrotoga arctica includes:
- a CDS encoding formylglycine-generating enzyme family protein codes for MKNDPKIEELNQSVGIECWSAEQIQQAQILVAKEAGLEEITFRDKSDTPEMVVLPAGSYGMGEVFEKHKVTFARPFAVGKYLVTVEEWKRFVERLRPEDEILPGVGAGYLAGTGTVRGHNKVLLKTPTKATELHHEVLSYVKETNSDLPVTNINWFDAQDYVRWLSAQTGQNYRLLTEAEWEYACRAGSVTEYYWGDEVGQNNCNCQDSESDWSCKSASPVGSFKPNAFGLYDMLGNAWEWVEDPWHENYEGAPDDGTAWMSEGNRQWRVLRGGCWDSDPRDARAPLRLWIEPSIRNYGIGFRIARTL; via the coding sequence ATGAAAAATGATCCAAAAATTGAAGAGTTGAATCAGTCTGTGGGTATAGAGTGCTGGTCGGCGGAACAAATACAACAAGCACAAATATTGGTTGCAAAGGAAGCGGGACTTGAAGAAATAACATTTCGCGACAAATCGGATACGCCTGAAATGGTGGTGCTACCAGCGGGAAGTTATGGTATGGGCGAAGTATTTGAGAAGCATAAGGTTACCTTTGCTCGTCCCTTTGCGGTAGGGAAATATCTGGTTACGGTGGAAGAGTGGAAGCGTTTCGTTGAGAGGTTAAGACCTGAAGACGAAATATTGCCCGGTGTAGGGGCGGGATATTTGGCGGGGACAGGAACAGTTCGCGGACATAACAAGGTTTTGCTCAAAACCCCTACGAAGGCAACTGAATTGCACCACGAAGTTTTAAGTTATGTTAAAGAGACTAACAGCGATTTGCCGGTGACTAATATCAATTGGTTTGATGCGCAGGATTATGTGCGTTGGCTATCGGCTCAGACAGGCCAGAACTACCGCTTACTGACTGAGGCAGAATGGGAATACGCATGTCGTGCAGGGTCCGTGACTGAATACTACTGGGGGGATGAGGTAGGTCAGAATAATTGCAATTGTCAAGACAGCGAGAGCGATTGGAGCTGTAAAAGCGCCTCGCCCGTAGGCAGTTTTAAACCTAACGCTTTTGGCCTATATGACATGCTGGGAAACGCATGGGAATGGGTAGAAGACCCATGGCATGAAAATTACGAAGGGGCTCCGGACGACGGAACGGCTTGGATGTCTGAAGGCAACCGGCAGTGGCGTGTGTTACGGGGGGGTTGCTGGGATAGCGATCCGCGGGACGCGCGCGCTCCCCTTCGTTTGTGGATTGAACCTTCTATCCGGAACTACGGTATTGGTTTCCGTATTGCCAGGACGCTGTAA